TCAAAATAACACTAAGTTTTCTAGTCtagcatttttttttggtatgtaGTTTTCCGGTCTATTTAAAAGACTTATTATAGAACAAACATTTAAATAAGATTAGACTTTTAAGATGATCTATTTAAACAGAGCTAATCGGTAATTAGATCTATCTAACAAAGCTAAGCCCAACATAAGTTATTTTCACTCTAATTAGTTTAAGATGAACACTctcttatttattaattaaaattcatGTGAATCTAACTAAATTAGAAACGAGACCAATATGTTTAATGAAAGCTCAAATAAATTCCAATCAATAAATAAGAAAATGATGGTGGAATAATCATAACAAAAATGTTGATagtatttttcttaattaaattagTCATATAACATGGACAGGAGTGAATAACAGTAACCTCTATTGTCTGTGTCTCCTAGCCATGAGAATCTCCATGCTCTCTCTCTTTCATCACAAATACCCAAATCCTCTCTAGTCTCTACCCTTTTCATTAATTCCAagtgttctttacccgtgcgttgcacgacgattgaatttattgtaaagatgaatCAGTAGGAATATGTTTTTACTTAGTTTAGCCTCTTTTTAGTAAGTAGAAGAGATATGGAACAGAAGATATattacaaacatgtagatgaatggACCACAGTcaaaatattaatttgatgcGGTTGTATAGACCTCACTATGTCAACATTTGAATAGTAATAAGAACCAAGTTTTTAAGGAATGCATTAccttgaaattgaaataaaataaacataacaatgacaacaacatgaacgcttattagaagttgtagtccatgattaatgataaaaactGCATAACCGATCATGTTttcaatcaagcatatttgagctatagagcctacaaaggaaaaaatttatattagagtaataatcagtaaccaacacaaatataaactgtgtATAATTTGAAAGTGTTAAGCAAATCTTATAGAAACACCAATAACCCTTCgaattagatgatcaataaactGCTTGACATCTTTTTATATTGTCAACAATAAAAAGAATAACCATATCAGTTTTcctattaataaaatttaaattgaaattaattgtaagataaatcagcacttacatgtcaaatattatcgaagacttcttgatacaccaCGTTGCGTGTAGTGTTAGATACAACTCCATCGTCATCTATGATGAGCATCTTCAAccattttctagatttaactctagaAAGTGCAACATATAGTTGCCCGTGAGTAAAGACTGGCATTGACAAATACAGTAcaacatgagataaagattgcccctgacttttatttatagtcattgcaaaacattAAGTAACGGGGAATACATACTGTCGGCAGGATATACCTTCTTGCTATTGTCAGGTGAAGGAATGATGTGACACTGAATCTTGTGAGAGCGGACATGAATCTTGAGTAGCTATGCCCAGGTGTCGTTCTTGTCCTTCTCCATTCCAAGAACAATCAGAATATGGTTCTTGATATTAGAAACAGCAATAGCGGGATGAAAATCCattttggtggtggtggaggaggaatgTGTCTTCGGCGGAGGATCCACTATGGTAGGGGTAGGTTCATGGTAGCTATTGTCATAAAAGGTTGACATGATGCAAGAGAAGATTCGCATGTGTGTGGTTGGCGAAAGCAAGAGGGTCAGGCGGAACACGACGGGGCGCACGAGCTGTAGGAAGAAACGTGTTGTGCGTGGCGGCGGACGGGAGACGCATGGCAGTGGGTGTGGGCTTAGGCAGACGACGATGGGCTAAGGGCATGTGTCTTGCAGCAGCGAGCGCAGGTTAGCAGTGGAGGGCGCACAGTGGGCAACAAGAATAACAGCCTACGGTGCGACGGAATGAAAGGGAGGCGCACGACTTGGCTGGTTGCGGACGACACAAGGGAGTAggtcagagagagagagagagagagagagaggtcagAAATTAGGTCgtgataccatgaaggaaacTGATTGTATGATTTCTCATTGATTTGGAATCAATATAAATACAAGTGTTGAGTGTAAAGTCAAACAATCCTAATTAATtcaattttctcttctttttcactCTCACGAGCATTAACGAAGAGTATAAATTAACAAAGCGAGTTATGGGTAATTCTGAAAAGTTGATACAATTTTAGAACAACTTTAACGAAATTAACTACATAAACTAAATTTTTTAAAGGATGTGAGTTAGTTACTTGATTCTTATAGTGTTAAGGATTGGAGGAAACACATATGAAGAGATAAACACGAAATTTTAACTTGACATAACTTAAGAGAATCTATAATTAGAAGGATCTCTACAATGTAagcttttttgttgttgttatattCGGGACTTAAAGCGCCCAACTAACCCCTCTCATAGAGGGTATTACAATAATCGAATCTAAAGGGTACATAATCAAGGGATAATACACTTTCATAAATCTTCATAGGCATTAACAAGGTTAGACCATTCTTTACAAATGCATCCGCCACTAAATTAGCTTCACTCAAAACATGCTTCCAATGGAGGTGGGAGCATCAATTGAGAAGACATCTCATCAATGTAAGCTAGTGTATGGTAAATCTAGTTATAAACAAGCTAGATTTTCATAATTAATATCACAAGATTAAATTCTAAGAAAGTCAAGGGTAGTCAGCAACAGTTTGAAAAAAAAGAAGTAGTGTATGGTAAGATTATTGGCATTAAGGCAATGcatactactactactactagtgTGGTGGACTTAAAAAGAAatgttcactctctctctctttcacatACACACACTCTCACTCTCCCCATCTACAATAATATCATATCATCTTCCCCCCACCCacacaatctctctctctctctctactcaAGCTTTCCATTTCATTTCCATTTCAGTTCTAAATCCTATTCCTTTTCCATCCTCTCTCACTATTCTACTCCCATTTCCCCCACGAATCCAACACCCCCATCAACCACTCAAAGATTCCACTGAATCCAACTCAGATCGGACAAAATGAGAGATAACCACCCTCCGCCGCCCACCTCCGACGACGACCACCGATCCTCCTCCCTCCCGGATCTTGCCAGAGGCGGCCAAATCACCGACTCATCCTCCTCCAAAACCCGACCCGGACCcggctcatcatcatcatcactccCTCAACCGGGTTCCGGCTCGGAGCTCCAGGCACAGTTCCCGGACCAGGTCCTCGAGAACGTCTTGGAAAACGTGCTCCACTTCCTCTCCTCACGCCGCGACCGCAACGCCGCCTCATTGGTGTGCCGCTCCTGGTGCCGCGCCGAGGCGCTCACCCGATCCGAGCTTTTCATCGGGAACTGCTACGCGGTGTCGCCTCGCCGCGCCACCGCCAGGTTCAGCCGCGTCCGGTCTGTTACCGTGAAGGGGAAGCCGCGGTTCGCGGATTTCGATCTGATGCCGGACGATTGGGGGGCCCACTTCGCCCCCTGGGCAACCGCGCTGGCTCAGGCTTATCCATGGCTTGAGAAGATCCACCTCAAGCGCATGTCTGTCACCGATGAAGATCTCGCCGTCGTTGCCGATTCATTCTCCGGCTTCCGTGAGCTTGTCCTCGTTTGCTGCGAGGGCTTCGGCACTCGCGGACTCGCCGCCGTTACCTCCAAGTGCAGGTAATTGCCGTGGCTAGAGATCACTATAGTAGATTTTCTCTCTAATTTGATACATtgataattcaatttttttggaggaaaaaattaaattagttcAAATTGATTGTCACCCATTTCATCCTAGTTCAATTGTTAGGCTTTAGAAGCTTCATTTGTTGATTATCAACTCTTGATAGTTCAGAGAACTGAATAAAGGTGTTTATTTTTTGTACTTGAACTTGGTGATGAAGATTGAGCAGTGATTTGGGGTTTTATTTTAGTGATGGATTAACAAGTGTGATTGGGTTAGTTGTGAATTTTGACTTAGCATTGTTGTGTGGGTTGAATTTGTCTTTTTATTTGTGTGTGTATTGTTGTTGGTTCAGGTTGCTGAGGGTGCTTGAAGTGGTGGAATCCTTGGTGGAGCCGGTATCTGAGGACGAGGTGGATTGGGTGTCGTGTTTTCCAGAGACTCAGACTCATTTGGAGTCTCTTGTTTTCGACTGTGTTGAGTACCCGGTGAATTTTGAGGCTTTGGAGGGGCTGGTAGCGAGGTCACCTGGTTTGAAGAAACTTAGATTGAACCGTTTTGTGTCCATGCCTCAGCTGTACCGGTTAATGCTTCGTGCTCCCCAGCTCACGCATCTTGGAACGGGTTCATTCAGTGACAGTGAGGCTTTGGAACAGGAACCTGATTATGCCTCTGCTTTTGCAGCTTGCAGATCATTGGTTTGTTTGTCTGGATTCAGGGAGATTTGGGCTAATTACCTTCCCGCCATTCTTCCAGTTTGTGCAAATCTCACTTCATTGAATTTGAGCTATGCTGATGTTAATGCAGATCAGCTGAGGTCTGTTATATGCCACTGCCGTAAGCTGCAGATATTGTGGGTGTGTGCTGCTGATTTTGTCTTGTGCAATTCTTATTTCATTCTCAAATCAAGTAATAGAGATATTTGAAGCTTACTATTTTTGCTTTTGTTGTGCAGGCTCTTGATTCGATTGGTGATGAAGGCCTTCAGGCAGTGGCTACAACTTGCCATGATCTACGCGAGCTTCGAGTTTTCCCTGTGGATGCGCGGGAGGAGTCTGAAGGTCCAGTTTCTGAGGTTGGTTTTGAAGCAATATCAAAGGGTTGTAGGAAATTggaatcaattttgtttttctgcCAGAGGATGACAAATGCAGCTGTGGTAGCTATGTCAAAGAACTGTCCTGATCTTTTGGTGTTTCGTCTATGTATTATTGGGCGATATCGGCCGGATGCTGTGACTCAAGAACCAATGGATGAGGGTTTTGGTGCTATTGTTATGAATTGCAGGAAGCTCACTCGACTTGCTGTGTCTGGTTTGCTGACTGATCGGGCTTTTGAGTATATTGGAAGGTATGGGAAATTGGTTAGGACATTGTCAGTTGCCTTTAATGGGGACACTGACCTGGCCCTTAAATATGTGCTAGAAGGGTGCCCTAATATGCAAAAGCTTGAAATCAGGGATTGTCCATTTGGGGATGCAGCTTTGCGATCTGGGTTGCATCATTATTACAACATGAGATTCCTCTGGATGTCGAACTGCAAATTGACGCGCCAAGCTTGCCAAGATGTTGCACGAGCATTGCCCCACCTTGTTGTGGAAGTGATCAACAAGGAAGACGAGGCGGCAGTTGATGATATTGAGTTATTGTACATGTATCGGTCTCTTGATGGGCCGCGGGATGATGCTCCACAAGTTGTTACCATTCTGCATTAGATTTTTCAATTCAAGACGTTTATAGCTTTTTCCTATGGTGGCTATTGAGTGTAATATGGAGCCAGGGGATTTCTACTATCAATGTCAAATGAAGTTCTCCTGTTCTTGGCGTGGGCGGCTGCGGCGGCAGGCCACAAAGATGCTATCGTGAGAGAAACATTTTTTCATTTGCTCTTGTTTATGTCAGAGGACTCAGGTTTGGGAATAGAAAAATAGGGAAGGTTAGGAGGAGAATGGTGCAGAAGATAAAGTCATACAGGTATTGGACCATTCAATGTTGTTGTATCTTCATAGTTTATGTATTTTTTCCTTCTATTTTCAATTCATCATATCCGAAAACTGCCAAAGGGTGAAGTAGAGATTGTTGAAGCTGCTCTGAGGATTGGTTCATTGGTGAAATAGTGGTAAATTGAGACAAGTTTCAGAAGTATGAAAACAGAGGGTTTAGAGAGGTGAGGTTCTCTAACTCTTCCACCATATCATACCAGTAGAGAAGCAAAAACTCTTCCCTTTGTAAGGAACTTAGTCTGTTTATTTGGATTCAAATCATAGTTAGTTCAAACTGTAGGTGGGAAGAATCCAATCCCTGGGCTCATATAAACTTATCCATCTCTTTAATCTCAATGCTTgtttcttattattatttttcccaGATGTATTGATGTACCATCTGACTGTAGAATTTATTGATATTGCTAGCAATTGTCAGATGTTTAATAAATGCCAGAATTTGCATGGACCATTTTGTGTCTATATCATTTGTTTTCTGAATGTGGAATAATAGCCAGATAGACCTATTAATTATGTATGGAAAGTGTAACTCAAGTACACGTTCGAGGACCCCTACCACTAGGGGTCCATTTTACATGCCATGAGAATCTCTTTCAAGAGAAAAAGAGGGGGATGGAGAATTTGATGGCCCTCATACACCAAACCTTCTCAATTAGCATGCGTATTTCTGTATAAACATGCTTAATTCGCATGTTTTGGATTGCTTATCTTTTTGTGCATGTTTAGAAACCCTTCTGCAACCGATTCTGAagctaaaatcaattttggtgaAAAACTTCTTTCAGTAGTTTCTGGGTTTA
This is a stretch of genomic DNA from Lotus japonicus ecotype B-129 chromosome 1, LjGifu_v1.2. It encodes these proteins:
- the LOC130734169 gene encoding transport inhibitor response 1-like protein, with amino-acid sequence MRDNHPPPPTSDDDHRSSSLPDLARGGQITDSSSSKTRPGPGSSSSSLPQPGSGSELQAQFPDQVLENVLENVLHFLSSRRDRNAASLVCRSWCRAEALTRSELFIGNCYAVSPRRATARFSRVRSVTVKGKPRFADFDLMPDDWGAHFAPWATALAQAYPWLEKIHLKRMSVTDEDLAVVADSFSGFRELVLVCCEGFGTRGLAAVTSKCRLLRVLEVVESLVEPVSEDEVDWVSCFPETQTHLESLVFDCVEYPVNFEALEGLVARSPGLKKLRLNRFVSMPQLYRLMLRAPQLTHLGTGSFSDSEALEQEPDYASAFAACRSLVCLSGFREIWANYLPAILPVCANLTSLNLSYADVNADQLRSVICHCRKLQILWALDSIGDEGLQAVATTCHDLRELRVFPVDAREESEGPVSEVGFEAISKGCRKLESILFFCQRMTNAAVVAMSKNCPDLLVFRLCIIGRYRPDAVTQEPMDEGFGAIVMNCRKLTRLAVSGLLTDRAFEYIGRYGKLVRTLSVAFNGDTDLALKYVLEGCPNMQKLEIRDCPFGDAALRSGLHHYYNMRFLWMSNCKLTRQACQDVARALPHLVVEVINKEDEAAVDDIELLYMYRSLDGPRDDAPQVVTILH